CCCTCTTTATCATAGCAACTGCATGCGCCGCCATCCCCTCCCCGCGTCCAACAAACCCCATCCCCTCACCAGTAGTAGCCTTAATGTTGACCGACCCTTCCGGCATCCCTGCGGCCTCGATGTTCACGATCATCTGACCGATGTGGGGGGCGATCTTCGGCTGTTCGGCTATCACGGTAATGTCCGCGTTCACTGGTTCATAGCCGTCTGATCCCAAAATGATAAGGACCTCCTTGAGCAGTTCGAGACTGTCGGCGTC
Above is a genomic segment from bacterium containing:
- the ispF gene encoding 2-C-methyl-D-erythritol 2,4-cyclodiphosphate synthase: MIDQLRVGIGYDSHRLVEGRKLILGGVDIPAERGLLGYSDADVLLHALMDALLGAAALGDIGQHFPNTDEAYKDADSLELLKEVLIILGSDGYEPVNADITVIAEQPKIAPHIGQMIVNIEAAGMPEGSVNIKATTGEGMGFVGRGEGMAAHAVAMIKRV